ttgatttgattgttaAAGTTGCATTAAATATTGATCATCCATTCAAGTCTAAGAAGTTGTGTTCTATTGTTCTTTGTATTGATTGGATTAGTGCAAATCAGTACAAAATCTAACTATGACCAAGTAATTCGCGAGTTTAATGAACGTGCAAAGCGTTTATTTTATACATGGTGCAGAATGTGTTTGAGGTGCACACGGGTGGTAGAGTGATGCACGGtagaaaatcaaacaaatttcCAGGACATATACTTAAGTTTCTTGCTTTTATATATCCTCCTTTTCCCATAACAAATTGAAGTTTCACTTCCTTAAATTGCACCACCAGCATTCACTTTCCTCCATACTACATAACTAATGGATTCTTGTGCAATGAACCTAGTTTGGGTTTAAGTTTGACATTTTAACCTCAATTCTCTGATGTATGTTCTGTATTTCTGAATTAGAATCTTTCCTTATTCCAGTCTGAAATCATTGGAATTTAATCATAACTGGATTAAGTTTTGGATAGTTCCAAACTTCCAACATGTTGCagataaaaaaagaagaagataaTAGAATGTATATTAAGGGTTACTCGGTAATAAATATGGCACAAATGCTTTAAAACACACCAGTAAGCTGCTATTAGGCTATTACGATATGAAATCTTGATAATAAATGATGCGATGgtcaaaattaatgaaaagaGTAATCAAGTATAAGGCGAAGTCATGTGAACGCTAAGGGAAAAAGTAAATGATAAGCAACACAACACCAGGCATTGTGTCATAAGAAAAAGGTCCTGATTCACATCTATATCTCAAGAGATATGATACCTCtgttttcttttttctggacGCTAATATGCAATTACTTTTTTGAATTTCCTTGTACATATTACAAATTTGTTGATGACCTATATTTTTGTCATGTTAGGAGGACTGGAGGTAAATCCAGTTGAACAGATATGATAACTTTGAGCCGTTGCCAACCTTATTGAATCAAGATGAACTTATGTAGCATTAAAACTGGATGAAACCAGACCTTGTTAAACAAAAATGTCACACTTCAAAAGACCGAAAATATCACCAAAACATGCTAACAACAAAACCCATATTTAATTCTGCCGCAAGAAACCCAGAATTTCGAGCGCAATTATAAACTGGTCTACACTCGGTAGTTTTATGTCTGTATTCAAATTTCCAGGAAGACATGAATTATGTACCGAGCCCTGAGCTGGCGAACCTGATCTGAACATATCAGAAACTAACATGTTCagctgctgatctgctgctgctgatctggagctgaacagatcagaaactgatctgttcagcagcagatcagctgctgaacaCATCAGAATCTGATCAGTTAAGGTGCAGATCAGCTGCAGCAGATCAgcagctgaacagatcagaaactgacctGAACAGATCAGCTCCCTTTTGACATTTGGAAGCACATCACACCAGAGGAATGGGAGGCTTTTGTTGCACAAAAAAGAACTCCAGATGCAGTGGTAAATTTTCAAACAATCTACCTACGTACtttataaatttattgtttACATTTTGCATTGAAGTTGACATGTATACTTTGTAGGCAAAGCGCCAAAAGTGTTCAAATTAtgcaaagaagaaaaaacataCTCATCGGCTAGGTCCTGAGACTTATGAAGAAAAGAGGAAGAGATGGAAAGAAAAAGGATTATACCCCAACGGTGGCAAAACCCGTGCCAATGATTGGTGGTGTTCGATGCATAGTCTCGACAAAAATGGGAAATATGTAATTGTTAATCCCGAAACAAAAGAGGCTTGTGATAAACTAGTAAGTAAATGGAGTGATTttcaataatttgaattaatatatatattatacatTTTGTCTACCTTTGTATTAATATAACAATCATTTTCTATATTGTTTTCATAAAATAGGTTGAATATCAACAAGCATGTGCCGAAGGCAAGGTTTCTTCGGTTTTAAACAAGGATCCCTTGTACATGACTCTTGGACCTGACCCTTCCGGGCATCCAAGAGGTTTCGGAGGGGTACGTGTTAGCTTGAAAAAGGCGTATGGTGAAGAATATCGCAAGCCCACCAACTCAAACTTCAGTGCATCTTCAACAGCTTCAGATATAGCTTCGATGAGAGAAGAACTGAAGAAGGAGATAACTGAGGCAATCCTACAACAGATGGGCTTACAAAGCTTGGAGTTGCCCCGCCGTAGCCCTTTGGATTCATCAAGCCAACCAATTCTTGACCTTCAACCACCTAATGAAGGTCAAGAACCTACTGGAGTTCAACCACCTGCTAGAGTTCAGCCGTCTACTGGTGTTCAACCAATGCTTGGAGTTCAACCAATGCTTGAATTAAAGGTGAGCTGAATTCTGGAGTTTAATACCGTAATGTTCTTATATAAATTTTGGAGTTTTAATTCATTCAATAACGTGATGGCTAAATTTTTACTTATTGCATATCCTGATGGTTGAATGTTAGGAGGAGACGCCTTGCGAACTACTACACCCGGGACAATCAAATGGTGATAAATTGTATGTGGTGGCCGATGCGAATGCACAACCATAAAGTGATCGACCACTAGTCCACTTCAAGCAAGTCCCGAGTGGTTATTATGCGGTCAGCCCATACAATGTTCATGAAGACTATTTGGATTGGATACTTTCGGTGCCCAACAATTTCCTCCATACTTTGGCCGATGCCTCCGGTTCTTATGTACTATGGCCATTTGCATGGGTGAAGTTTTCAGACGAGGTGTTTTGTGTTTCTAATTCCACGCCTTTCTATTTTGCATAACATTTTCTATATGTTTCAATAAACAAGTTTTTTCATAATCTCTTGGTTTTTGTAAATTAACCTTGCAGATCATCAAGAAAATAAAAGCGCCACCAATGAAAGCTAAACAAAAGAAACCACCAACTCAAGCTAGCAAAGATGGTCAACGATCAATGGAGTTGATTGCAAAAGGAAGTTCACAAGGCAAGAGTCAAGACTCCAAACTTAAATCATCGAAAGGTCCAGTTTCTCATGCAAATTTACTTGTGGAATCAGATGTTTTTGACTCTCTTAGTAAGCCGTGCAAATGGTTGCATAGTCTTGTTAGTGAGTTACCGGGTGGTAATGCTATTGGAGTTCAGATGGACATGtcattattccactttttcGAGCATGGCACAGCATAGGTAACTAAAGACGATATATGTGAATTCCTCAAAGGTGATATGCTTAATATTTCAATGATACAAGTCTTCATGAGgtaattaatatagttagttATGGTAATGTATTTATTAAGGTAAATGGTTTGCCAAGTTTCGATTATTCTTATGTTTGCTTGTTCTTTAGGTCTCTTCAGTTCGATGATTTTAGTTCGGATAGTCATATTGGGTGGTTGGATCCACAATCAATAAGTGGTGCTAGTTTCATGAACAATCGAGCCGAAGTCAGTCAATATCTCGATGACGGTATCCGTCAATGcacaaaagcaaaaaaaaagttCATATTAGCCCCGTACTTTGAAGAGTATGCCTTTGCTTTAATATCTTTATTGTCCTACATTAGTGTCGATTATAATGATATTTTGTGATTGTTGTTGCATATTATGGATTATTAAACCACTCTTTTGTGATTACAGCCTCCATTGGATGCTCCTTGTGATATGTGTTTCAAGCCACACAATTTATCAATTTGATTCTTGTCGTCGAGATCCATTACGATCCGTGTTGGTCAAGTCACTATTGAATAAGTATATTCcgtatttagttttttttgtaCATATCAAATAAAACTTGCAatcatattttacattcaagcatttaatgttaattaaCTTCCAATGAATTGTGGAATTGCAGAGTGTTGATGAAAATGAATGTCAAAAAAAGCGCACTTCCTCAATGGAAATCAGTTAAGGTAAATAATAACTTGTTCACTAGTTATTGTACGGCCAAAACAATTACATTTTCTATTATCTAATTTATGTTGTCTTTAATCTAGTGCGCCCAACAAGAGGGTGGGgtcgagtgtggctattacgtgaTGAAATTCATGCATGACATATTCAAAAGTTGCAAGGAAGTTCAAGATCTGGAAAAGGTAAATAAATAGCTTTTTTATGTTGTATTATTAGGCtagaaattatttaaaaaaactattcgcctataattggcatgaaccgtcgaaaatgccattttggaccaaatatgacctatatcgaccctaatgacccttaggcatgcataacgaagttgaaatgagtcttataataatataattaatcataagaatcatgaaaaacatttagaatatggatataggtttgtttgttggtaattgggatcgaaaatgccatttttgactaTAAATGACCTATCGAcctaaatgaaccatagacgtgcataacgaacttgaaatgagtcttataatcatataaataatcatatgaatcatgaaaaacgtttagaatatggaaataggttcgtttgttggtatttgggatcgaaaatgccatttttggccataaatgacctatatcgtcccaaatgagccttatgtgtgcataaagaacttgaaatgagtcttataaacatataactaatcatatgaatcatgaaaaacatttagaaattgtccttaggttcatttgttagttgttgggatcgaaaatgccatttttagccaaaaatgacctatatcgaccccaatgacccatagacgttcataaatatcatgaaatgagtcttataatcatataactaatcatatgaataatgaaaaacgtttagaatatcaaaataggttcgtttgttggtagttgggatcgaaaatgccatttttggccaaaaattacctatatcgacccaaatgacccttaggcatgcataacgaagttgaaatgagtcttataataatataattaatcataagaatcatgaaaaatatttagaatatggatataggtttgtttgttggtaattgggatcgaaaatgccatttttgaccataaatgacctatatcgacctaaatgaaccatagacttgcataacgaacttgaaatgagtcttataatcatataactaatcatatgaatcatgaaaaacgtttagaatatggaaataggttcgtttgttggtagttgggatcgaaaatgccatttttgaccataaatgacctatatcgtcccaaatgagccttatgtgtgcataaagaacttgaaatgagtcttataaacatataactaatcatatgaatcatgaaaaacgtttagaatatggaaataggttcgtttgttggtagttgggatcgaaaatgccatttttggccataaatgacctatatcgtcccaaatgagccttatgtgtgcataaagaacttgaaatgagtcttataaacatataactaatcatatgaatcatgaaaaagatttagaaagtgtccttaggttcatttgttagttgttgggatcgaaaatgccatttttagccaaaaatgacctatatcaacccaaatgacccatagacgttcataaatatcatgaaatgagtcttataatcatataactaatcatatgaataatgaaaaacgtttagaatatcgaaataggttcgtttgttggtagttgggatcgaaaatgccatttttggccaaaaattacaTATATCGACcaaaatgacccttaggcatgCATAAcaaagttgaaatgagtcttataataatataattaatcataagaatcatgaaaaacatttagaataggaaaatttggaaatattaatccaacctttggccgattttcttttattaatcccacattcgacatattttttaataatcccacctttactacccgacgacttttattgggcttaattGACCAATAACAggtgaaaaagtcaacaatGTGGTGATAaagtgatgatgatgactgaatatatcgagagagagtactgccactTAAAGACATATTACCGTCTACAACAAGTTTATGACATGTTAGGCGTAATAAAAGTCGTtaggtagtaaaggtgggattattaagaAATATGccataggtgggcttaataaaagaaaatcggcaaaaggttggattaatattaccaaattttcctttagaatatggatataggtttgtttgttggtaattgggatcgaaaatgccatttttgaccataaatgacttatatcgacccaaatgaaccatagacgtgcataacgaacttgaaatcagtcttataatcatataactaatcatatgaatcatgaaaaacgtttagaatatggaaatagggtcgtttgttggtagttgggatcaaaaatgccatttttggccataaattacctatatcgacccaaatgacccttaagcgtgcataacgaagttgaaatgagtcttataataatataattaatcataagaatcatgaaaaacatttagaatatggatataggtttgtttgttggtaattaggatcgaaaatgccattttttaccataaatgacctatatcgacccaaatgaaccatagacgtgcataacgaacttgaaatgagtcttataatcatataactaatcatatgtatcatgaaaaacgtttagaatatggaaataggttcgtttgttggtagttgggttcaaaaatgtcatttttgtccaatataattgttttcgcaaccaatctaatttttgttttcgcatatgaaacttaatttcatttattggtttgcatgtacggtgttcttttaaaggttttcaaaactccaagggaggagccctttaccaaaaaggagttggatgaggttcgagacaagtgggctatttacttcaacgattgtgaactaccctcagtgtaataaatagagcagatttgtagttattcgtgactcttacattatttttttatttatcgatttaattaattacatttgaattaattcggtaatattattggaaatttgaaatttatatcatttttgagaatGTCAAGCTGGCGTTtgatgaaacagaaattatattgcaaaatcagaaattatattgcagaatattaggaattatattgcagatttttttatttttatttttttttaaaaaaaaactcaaaagttgcccttgtttgcaacaagagcaacttatgtgcagcttataaggtgcccttgtttgcaacaagggcatcttatgtgcagcttataaggtgcccttgttgcagcaagggcaccttataagtttcacataaggtgcccttgttgcaacaagggcaccttataagtttcacataaggtgcccttgttgcaaacaagggcaccttataagattataagttgcccttgttaagggcaacttttgataattttacataagtgacccccccattggtggcacttacgaagggcaccttataagccacttttaagagcaacttataaggttttttcctctagtgtaatatgaagggatgattgaatgttgtttATTGTTGGTATTATTGGTTAATTCCTACTGATTGTTTTTatttactatgcgattagatttacgtaggtttaattgtattagtctagcaatatacagttaagattcgagagatgcaacttgatgtttaggcttgtttccataggtagaattgggattaatacatTGCGAGAGCCTGTTAATTTCAAGTATATGATTAGTATCagttcgagagagcatgctaatctaattaactgttttattgatgttaatattgtttatcatcctggattgttgttTATTGGTGAACATATGTCCTAGACCTTTtatcatttcatttatttcctttttattaTCGTCGTAGTTTTAATATACAAAACAAACCCattttcttgtttcccaatagtctagaccttagttttagtaatagaaagaacgcatgtttccctgtggatacgatccctacttcca
This Spinacia oleracea cultivar Varoflay chromosome 6, BTI_SOV_V1, whole genome shotgun sequence DNA region includes the following protein-coding sequences:
- the LOC130463968 gene encoding uncharacterized protein — protein: MLLVICVSSHTIYQFDSCRRDPLRSVLVKSLLNKVLMKMNVKKSALPQWKSVKCAQQEGGVECGYYVMKFMHDIFKSCKEVQDLEKVFKTPREEPFTKKELDEVRDKWAIYFNDCELPSV